Below is a window of Variovorax sp. TBS-050B DNA.
GCCGATCTGGCCGGCATGGCCTGCCTGAGCCCGAGCCAGTTCGCGCAACGCTGCCGCGACGAGCAGGGCATGGGCCCGATGCAATGGCTGCGCACGCTGCGGCTCGCGCATGCGCGCGAACTGCGCCTGGGCGGCGCGAGCGTGGCGGAGACCGCGCGGCGCACCGGCTACCGCTCGCCCTCGGCGCTGACGGCCGCGCTGCGGGAGCGCGCGCCGGGCTGAACCGTCGTTGCGCGACGATCCGCCGTCGTTGCGCGACGACCCCATCGCGTAGCCTTGCCGACCATGCCCTCCTCGACCGTCTACGCCCTGCTCGCGATCGCGCTCTGGACCACGCTGGCCTCGCTCGGCACCGCGCTGTCGCACCTGCCGCCGTTCCTGCTCACCGGGCTCGCGCTCATCGTCGGCAGCGTGCCGAGCTGGCCGCTGGTGCTGCGCGACCGCCGCGCCTGGGCGGTGCCGCCGCGCACGCTGGCGCTCGGCATCTACGGCCTGTTCGGCTACCACTTCCTGCTGTTCATCGCGCTGCGCCATGCGCCGCCGGTGGAGGCGAACCTGGTCAACTACCTGTGGCCGCTGCTGATGGTGGTGCTCGCGCCGCTGCTGCTGCCGGGCGTGTCGCTGCGGCCGCTGCACCTGGTGGCGGGGCTGCTGGGCTTCGCGGGGGCAGCGGTCGCGATCCTCGGCGCGCGCGAGGGCGCAGCGGCGGGCGCGGGCGCCGCGGGGCACTGGGGCTTCGTGCCGGCGCTCGCTTCGGCCTTCGTCTGGGCCAGCTATTCGCTCGGGACGAAGCGCGTGGCGGCGTTCCCGACCTCGGCCATCGGGCTGTTCGGGCTGGTCTCGGGCGTGCTGTCGCTCGCCTGCCATGCGCTGCTCGAACCCGCGGCCGCGCTCTCGGCCAGGGACTGGCTGCTGGTCGCGGTCTGCGGCCTCGGCCCCCTGGGCGCGGCCTTCTTCGTCTGGGACATGGCGCTCAAGCGCGGCGACGCGCGGCAGATCGGCATCCTGAGCTATCTCACGCCGCTGGGCTCTACGGCGCTGCTGCTGCTCGTGACCGGCCGGCCACCGAGCTGGACCATCGCGCTGGCGGCCATGCTGATCATTTCCGCGGCGGTGATGGGCAGCCGCGCGCGCTGAATGGCTCCTGTCCGACGGGTGCGCGCGATTTTGTGGCTAGAGTGAAGGCTCGGAAACAAAGGAGCCCCCGACATGGACGACAACAAGAACAAGAACGAAGACCTCGAGATCACGCCCAAGCTGGTGTTCGACCTGAACCTGGCGCTGTACCTCGACCTGGTGGCCGCGCTCGAAGGCGCGGGCGCCATCACCTACCGCCAGATGGCGGCGGCGGGTGCTCAACATCAGCCTGGACGCGCGCGCCGACGGCGAGAACCGCCTGGCCACGGTGCTGGAAGGCGTCGCCAAGGGCTTCGCCGGCCAGGGCGGCGGGCTGTCGATCGAACTGCTGAAGGCCGCCGGCAGCCTGCGCGAGGACGACGCGATGGGCGACATTCCGAGGCGCCCCGACGAAGGCTGACAGGGCAGCCGGAGGCCGCGCCGCAGTGCGCGCTCAGTCCTGCGCCACCTGCAGCACCAGCTTGCCGAAGTTCTCGCCGCTGAAAAGGCGGTTCAGCGCCTCGGGGAAGGTGTCGAGGCCCACGGCCACGTCTTCCTTGCTCTTCATGCGGCCGTCCTTCAGATAGCCGGCGAGTTCGGCCACCGCGACCGGGAAGCGGTCGGCGTAGTCGAACACCACGATGCCTTCCATGCGCGCCCGGTTCACGAGCAGGCTCAGGTAGTTCTTCGGGCCCGCCGACGGCATGCTGTTGGCGTTGTTGTACTGGCTGATCGCGCCGCAGATGATCACGCGCGCCTTGCGCGCGAGCCGCGCGAGCACCGCATCGAGGATCTCGCCGCCCACGTTGTCGAAGTAGATGTCCACGCCCTTCGGGCAATGGGTCTTGAGCCCCTCGCGCACCGCGCCCGGGCCGGCCTTGTAGTCGATGCAGGCATCGAAGCCCAGCTCCTTCACCACCCAGTCGCACTTGGCCTGGCCGCCCGCGATGCCCACGACGCGGCAGCCCTTGATCTTCGCGAGCTGGCCCACGGTCTGGCCCACCGCGCCGGCCGCGCCGGAGATGACGACCGTCTCGCCGGGCTTGGGCTGGCCCACGTCCATCAGGCCGAAGTAGCCGGTCATGCCCGGCATGCCGAGCACGTTGAGCCACTGGTGGATGCTGCCCATGCCGAGGTCGATCTTCGCGAGGCCGTTGCGCTGGATGTCTTCCTGCGCAACGAGGGCGTACTCCTGCACGCCGAGCGTGCCGTAGACGGTGTCGCCCACCGCGAACCGCGGGTTCTTCGAAGCGACCACGCGGCCGACGCCGCCCGCGCGCATCACCGCGTCGATGGCCACGGGCGCGATGTAGCTCTTCGCGTCGTTGAGCCAGCCGCGCATGGCCGGATCGAGCGACAGCGACAGCGTGCGCACCAGCACGCCGCCCTCGGCCGGCTCGCCCACGGGCTCGGTGGTGAAGCGCCAGTGCTCGCGCGTGGCGGCGCCCTCGGGGCGCTTGGCGAGGCGGACCTGGTGGTTGACGAGGGGGCTGCTCATGGGGTCTCCTTGATCGATGGCGCCGGAAGGCTGCGCATCGTAGCCCCGCGGCACGCGCCGCCCGGTAGCGCAGGCGACAGAGCCGCCGGCGCGCTACAGCCGCACGACGATCTGCAGCCCGGGCGCCGCGTTCCGCACCGTCAGGCTGCCGCCGTGCGCCTCGGCGATCAGCCGGCACAGGTACATGCCCAGGCCCACGCCGCCGGTGGCGCGCGCACGGGCGCCGTCGGTGCGGTAGAAGGGCTCGGTCAGCCGTTCGAGCTGCGCCTCCTCCACGCCGGGGCCGTGGTCGCGCACCTCGAGTTCGACGCCCTGCGTCGCGCCGTCCACCACCGCGCGCAGCGCCACGCAGGGCGGCCGCGGCGCGTCGGCGCTGTAGCGCAGCGCGTTGTCGAGCAGGTTGCGCAGCAGCAGGCGGATACGCATGCGGTCGACCGAATGCGGCGGCAGCCCCTCGGCCAGGTCGAGGTGCACGCGCTGCGCGTCGGGCATCTCGGCCACGGTGTCGCGCACCAGGCCGGCCAGATCGACCGGCTCGCGCTGCAGCGCCACGTGCGGGCTCGCGAGGCGCTCGCTCTCGAGCAGGTCGCTGATGAGGTCGCGCATCTCGTTGAGGTCGCGCAGCAGCGCCTCGCGCTCGGCCGCGCCCTCGGGCGTGGCGGGCAGCAGCTCGGCATTGAGCCGCGCGCGCGTGAGCGGCGAGCGCAACTCGTGGCTCAGCGCGAGCAGCAGGCCGCGCTTGGCGTCGAGCATGGCCTGGATGTCGTTGGCCATGGTGTTGATGCGCTCGGCGAGGTCGCCCAGGTCGTCGTTGCGGCGCACCGGAATCGGCTCGCTGAACTCGCCGCGGCCGAAGCGCTGCGCGCCCTCGCGGATGTCGATCAGCGGACGCAGCAGCCGGCTCACGTAGGCATAGCCCAGCACCACGAGCAGCAGCAGCATGCACAGCGTGGCCCAGCCGGCGGCCCGCGGCGCGAGCTGCCAGAGCTTGGGCGCCCAGCCGAAGATGACGCGGTGGCCGTCGGCGGTCGGGCGGATGAACCACTTGTCGCTCCAGGGCGCCTCGTCGTCGCGGCCGTGCATCCAGCCGCTGCGGCCGTTGGTGCCGCGCGGGTTGGAGTCCCAGTTGACCGTCGGGCCCACGATGCGGATCGTGATCGGCAGCCGGTTCACCATGGCCTGCGCGCGCGCCACGTCGGGCGGCGTGCCGAGTTCGGCGACGAGCCGGTCCGCATAGTCGACGAGCATCGGCTTCGCGGCCTCGGCCCAGCCGGTGGAGAAGGCGCGCTTCATGCCGCCCATGAAGACCACCGCCATCACCAGCGCCAGCATCATGAAGGTCATGACGAGCCGGATGCGCAGCGACCGGCGCCAGCGCCGCTTGCCCTGCACCTTCTCGTGCCACTGCGCGTGCCACTCGCGGTGCAGCTCCTTGCGGCGAGCGGCCATCTCGCACCACGCGGCGCGAAGGCCGCGCCTTCGGCCCGCTCTCATGCGGGCTCGCTGCGTGCCACGGCCAGCGCGTAGCCCGCGTTGCGCAGCGTCTTGATGCAGTCCAGCGGCTCGAGCTTCTTGCGCAGGCGGCTCACCACGATGTCGACCGCGCGCGTGTAGAGCTCGGCCTCGTGGCCGCGCAGCCGGTTGAGGATGTCGTCGCGGCTGAACACCTTGCCGGGCTCGGCCGCGAGCAGTGCCAGCAGTTCGAACTCGGTGCCCGTGAGCTCGACGCGCTCGCCGTGGCGCAGCACCTGCCGCCGGTCGATGTCGAGCGTGAGCCCGTCGAACACCCGCAGCTGCGCGCTGGCGGCCGCGGGCGGCGCGGCGCGCTGCCGCCGCAGGATGGTCTGCACGCGCGCCACGAGCTCGCGCGGCTCGAAGGGCTTGGGCACGTAGTCGTCGGCGCCGAGTTCGAGGCCGACCACGCGGTCCATCACTTCGCCGCGCGCGGTGAGCATCACGATCGGGATGTCGCTCTCCTTGCGGATCTCGCGGCACAGCGCGAAGCCGTCCATCTCGGGCAGCATCACGTCGAGGATGGCGGCGTCGTAGCTGCCGGCGCGCAGCCGGGCCAGCCCTTCGCTCGGCCGGGCGGCGCTCTCGAGCGTGCAGCCGAAGCGTGCGAAGTAGGTGGTCAGCGGCGCGGCGAGATGCTCGTCGTCGTCGATCAGCAGGATGCGCGGCATGGCGGGATTGTGCCTCCTGGCGAACAGCTGGCTGACGATCAGCCCTGCCGGCATCGCTTCATCACCACGGGTCGGCCCGCCCGATGCGGCCCAGGTGCGTCGCGCCCAGGCCGGTCGCGTACTTGAGGCCGTGGCCGAAGACGCGGTCGAGCCCGATGTGGGCGCACCAGATCAGGCCGCCGGCCAGCGCCCAGGGCGCTGCGGCGAGCACGCCGAAGACCAGCAGCGCCACCGCGCCCGCATAGGAGTGCGTGGCGTTGTAGAGCGCGGCGCCGACGCGCGGTCCCGCGAGATAGCCCAGCAGTGCGAGGTCGGGCGCAAAGAGCCAGAGCGCGAACACGCCCCAGCCGGCACCGAACTGCGCATAGGCGGCCAGTGCCGCGCCGAGCACCACTGCGCCTTCGAGCCGCAGCAGCGTCCGCACGCCGCCCGCGACGGCCGCGTCCTGCGGGGCCGCGGAGGCCGCGGCGCCGGCATGCGGCCGACCCCACGGCGCCGACAAGCCCGCCGAGGACGCGCGCTGCGCGACGACCGGCAACGACGCCAGCCTATCCATGGTGCCTCCAGCGGCGGCCGCCACGCTCGAGGAAGTCGCGCACCTTCTGCTGCTGCGCCGGATTCAGGTGGTCGAAGAAATCGGCCGCGGCGGCGATGACCTCGGGGCTGCCGCTGCGCACGGTCGCGGTCTTTTCCTCGATCAGGCGGGCGGCGCCGGCCTGGTCGAGCTTGTCGCCGGCGAACAGCGCGCGGAACTGCGAGCGCGGATCGCCGCCCCCGCGCATGGCCTCGCGCTGCGCCTGCAGCTTCTCGGCCAGCACGGTGAGCTTCTGTTTCTGCGCCGCGTCGAGCTCGAGCTTGCCGCCGATGCGCTCGACCATCCTGGCGCGGAATTCCGCGCCGTCGCCGCCGCCCCAGCCATGGCGATGGCCGGCGCAGCCGGCGATGCTGCCCGCGACGACCGCGAGGCCCGCAAAGCCGAAGAGCGTGCGTTTGATCCAGTGTTTCATGATGTTCCTTGCTGGCCCCGGGGACCTGCCGCCCCGCGGGCGGGGTTTCAGAGCCTGCTGCTGGCGGCCGTGGCGGCGCGCATGTCGACGGGGTTCTGCATCGTCGAGACGACCTTGCTGTTGACGCGCGAACCCGGCGTCACGTTCTGGTCGGGCTGGGCGGCGGTGCGCATGGCCTCCGCCACGACGCTGGCGCGGTCCTTCGACACCGCCACCGTCTCGGCGCCGCGCGAGCCGCGCACCACGTTCTGGTCGGGGGCGGAAGCCGCACGCACGGCTTCGGCGTTGACGTCGGCGCGGCTCAGGGCCGACGCGATGGGCTGCACGCCTTCGTAGGTCTCGGCCTTGGCGCCGGCGGCGGCGAGCATGGCGAAGGAGGCGACGGCGACGAGCTGCGGAAGCTGCGAGAGGGATTTCATTTCGGGCCTTTCTTTCGGTGGTGAAGAGGAGGCCTGATGGTGCTTGCCGGGGCGCGGCAAGTCCTTTCGCCGCGGTTTCGGCGTGTTTCGTTAAGTTTCAGTTCGCGCCCGGCGCGCGATCAGCCGGCCAGGGCGGCGGCGGGGTCGTCGGCGTCGAGCACGCTGCGGGCCCAGGCTTCGAGCTTGCCGGTGTCGGCGCGCAGCACCTCCTGCTTGACCGCGAGGATGCGCGACGGATGCATCGAGAAGCTGCGCAGCCCCAGGCCGAGCAACAGGCGCGTGAAGGCCACGTCGCCCGCCATCTCGCCGCACACCGCCACGCCCTTGCCCTGGCGCCGGCATTCGGCGATGGTCTCCGCCACCAGCCTGAGCACGGCCGGATGGGCCGGGTCGTAGAGGTGGGCGACGGCCTCGTCGGCGCGGTCGATGGCCAGCGTGTACTGGATCAGGTCGTTGGTGCCGATCGAGAGGAAGTCGAAATGCTTCAGGAAGGTCTTGAGCATGAGCGCGGCCGCCGGGATCTCGATCATGGCGCCGAGCTTGACGGGGCCGTAGGCCACGCCGCGGTTGTCGAGTTCGGCGCGCGCGAAGTCGATCAGCGACAGCGTCTGGCGGATCTCGCTCAGGTGCGCGAGCATGGGAATCAGCAGATGGATCTCGCCATGCGCGGCCGCCCGCAGGATGGCGCGCAGCTGGGTCAGGAACATCGCCGGGTCGGCCAGGCTCCAGCGGATCGCACGCAGGCCGAGCGCCGGGTTCAGGTGCTCCTGCTTGAAGGCG
It encodes the following:
- a CDS encoding DMT family transporter; the protein is MPSSTVYALLAIALWTTLASLGTALSHLPPFLLTGLALIVGSVPSWPLVLRDRRAWAVPPRTLALGIYGLFGYHFLLFIALRHAPPVEANLVNYLWPLLMVVLAPLLLPGVSLRPLHLVAGLLGFAGAAVAILGAREGAAAGAGAAGHWGFVPALASAFVWASYSLGTKRVAAFPTSAIGLFGLVSGVLSLACHALLEPAAALSARDWLLVAVCGLGPLGAAFFVWDMALKRGDARQIGILSYLTPLGSTALLLLVTGRPPSWTIALAAMLIISAAVMGSRAR
- a CDS encoding response regulator transcription factor; translated protein: MPRILLIDDDEHLAAPLTTYFARFGCTLESAARPSEGLARLRAGSYDAAILDVMLPEMDGFALCREIRKESDIPIVMLTARGEVMDRVVGLELGADDYVPKPFEPRELVARVQTILRRQRAAPPAAASAQLRVFDGLTLDIDRRQVLRHGERVELTGTEFELLALLAAEPGKVFSRDDILNRLRGHEAELYTRAVDIVVSRLRKKLEPLDCIKTLRNAGYALAVARSEPA
- a CDS encoding DUF4260 domain-containing protein, which gives rise to MDRLASLPVVAQRASSAGLSAPWGRPHAGAAASAAPQDAAVAGGVRTLLRLEGAVVLGAALAAYAQFGAGWGVFALWLFAPDLALLGYLAGPRVGAALYNATHSYAGAVALLVFGVLAAAPWALAGGLIWCAHIGLDRVFGHGLKYATGLGATHLGRIGRADPW
- a CDS encoding HAMP domain-containing sensor histidine kinase; the protein is MAARRKELHREWHAQWHEKVQGKRRWRRSLRIRLVMTFMMLALVMAVVFMGGMKRAFSTGWAEAAKPMLVDYADRLVAELGTPPDVARAQAMVNRLPITIRIVGPTVNWDSNPRGTNGRSGWMHGRDDEAPWSDKWFIRPTADGHRVIFGWAPKLWQLAPRAAGWATLCMLLLLVVLGYAYVSRLLRPLIDIREGAQRFGRGEFSEPIPVRRNDDLGDLAERINTMANDIQAMLDAKRGLLLALSHELRSPLTRARLNAELLPATPEGAAEREALLRDLNEMRDLISDLLESERLASPHVALQREPVDLAGLVRDTVAEMPDAQRVHLDLAEGLPPHSVDRMRIRLLLRNLLDNALRYSADAPRPPCVALRAVVDGATQGVELEVRDHGPGVEEAQLERLTEPFYRTDGARARATGGVGLGMYLCRLIAEAHGGSLTVRNAAPGLQIVVRL
- a CDS encoding NADP-dependent oxidoreductase; the encoded protein is MSSPLVNHQVRLAKRPEGAATREHWRFTTEPVGEPAEGGVLVRTLSLSLDPAMRGWLNDAKSYIAPVAIDAVMRAGGVGRVVASKNPRFAVGDTVYGTLGVQEYALVAQEDIQRNGLAKIDLGMGSIHQWLNVLGMPGMTGYFGLMDVGQPKPGETVVISGAAGAVGQTVGQLAKIKGCRVVGIAGGQAKCDWVVKELGFDACIDYKAGPGAVREGLKTHCPKGVDIYFDNVGGEILDAVLARLARKARVIICGAISQYNNANSMPSAGPKNYLSLLVNRARMEGIVVFDYADRFPVAVAELAGYLKDGRMKSKEDVAVGLDTFPEALNRLFSGENFGKLVLQVAQD
- a CDS encoding Spy/CpxP family protein refolding chaperone, which translates into the protein MKHWIKRTLFGFAGLAVVAGSIAGCAGHRHGWGGGDGAEFRARMVERIGGKLELDAAQKQKLTVLAEKLQAQREAMRGGGDPRSQFRALFAGDKLDQAGAARLIEEKTATVRSGSPEVIAAAADFFDHLNPAQQQKVRDFLERGGRRWRHHG
- a CDS encoding DUF4148 domain-containing protein; this encodes MKSLSQLPQLVAVASFAMLAAAGAKAETYEGVQPIASALSRADVNAEAVRAASAPDQNVVRGSRGAETVAVSKDRASVVAEAMRTAAQPDQNVTPGSRVNSKVVSTMQNPVDMRAATAASSRL